DNA from Petropleomorpha daqingensis:
GGCGCGCAGGAGGCCCACACCGCGCCGATCGACGCCGCGCCGAGGAACGCCACGACCGCCTCGGGCACGTTCGGCAGGTAGCCGGCCACCCGGTCGCCGGGCCGGACGCCCAGCCGGCGCAGCGTCGCGGCGAACGCGCCGACCTGCCCGCGCAGCTGCGACCACGAAACCTCGACCGGCTCGGTGTCCTCGGCGACGACGACCAGCGCGGGGTGCTCGTCGTCCCAGCCCAGGGCGCGCTCGGCGTAGTTCAGCGTCGTCCCGGGGAACCACTCGGCGCCGGGCATCCGGCGCTGCCCGAGCACGCGGTCGTCGGGAACGCCCGGCAGCACACCGGTCCACGCGGCGACGTCGGCCCAGAACTGCTCGAGGTGCTCGGTCGACCAGCGCCAGAGCGCGTCGTAGTCGGGCGGGTCGCCGAAATCTAGGCCACGCCGCTCGCGCACCCACCGGGCGAACGCGGCGACACGGGTCGCGCGGGCCGACTCGGGCGTCGGTGTCCAGAGCACCTCGGGCGCATCGTTCACGTCCGCACGATGCCATCATGTGCACCCACCGCGTCACGCGAGGAGAGCCGTCCGTGTCCGAGCAGCGCAACGTGCTGGGCGGCGAGCTGGAGCCCTGCGGCACCGACCCGCTCACCGGTTTCTACCGCGACGGGCTGTGCGCCAGCGGGCCGGAGGACGTCGGCAGCCACACGGTCTGCACCGTCGTCTCGGCGGAGTTCCTGGAGATGCAGCGGGAGCTCGGCAACGACCTGACCACCCCGCGGCCGGAGTTCGCCTTCCCGGGGCTGCGGCCGGGCGACCGCTGGTGCGTCGTCGCCGTGCGGTGGCTGCAGGCCTACCAGGCAGGGGTCGCGGCGGGCGTCGTCCTGGCGGCGACCAACGTCCGCGCCCTGGAGGTGGTGCCGCTGGAGGCGCTGCGCCAGCACGCCGTCGACGTCCCGGACGACGTCAGCGGCCTGGAATGAACCTGCGTGCCCGCGCGCTGGCGCGGGCATGAGCGATCTCCTCGACGCGCCCGTGACGACGCTGCAGGGCGAGCAGACCACCTTCGGCGCACTCACCGGCGGCAGGCCGGCGCTGGTGGTCAACGTGGCCAGCCGCTGCGGGCTCACCCCGCAGTACTCGCAGCTGGAGGCGCTGCAGGAGGAGTACGGGCCGCGCGGGTTCACCGTCGTCGGTTTCCCGTGCAACCAGTTCATGGGCCAGGAGCCGGGCACCGCCGAGGAGATCGAGGCGTTCTGCTCGACCACCTACGGCGTCACCTTCCCGCTCACCGAGAAGACCGAGGTCAACGGCGCAGCGGCGCACCCGGTCTACCAGCGGCTCACCGAGACCCCGGACGCCGGCGGGGAGGCCG
Protein-coding regions in this window:
- a CDS encoding DUF2237 family protein, coding for MSEQRNVLGGELEPCGTDPLTGFYRDGLCASGPEDVGSHTVCTVVSAEFLEMQRELGNDLTTPRPEFAFPGLRPGDRWCVVAVRWLQAYQAGVAAGVVLAATNVRALEVVPLEALRQHAVDVPDDVSGLE
- a CDS encoding glutathione peroxidase, whose product is MSDLLDAPVTTLQGEQTTFGALTGGRPALVVNVASRCGLTPQYSQLEALQEEYGPRGFTVVGFPCNQFMGQEPGTAEEIEAFCSTTYGVTFPLTEKTEVNGAAAHPVYQRLTETPDAGGEAGDVQWNFEKFLVDGDGSVVARFRPRTQPDAPEVRTAIEALLP